One part of the Bacteroidales bacterium genome encodes these proteins:
- a CDS encoding 1-acyl-sn-glycerol-3-phosphate acyltransferase, whose protein sequence is MGRENIEKKDNLYKIIKSYTKYMFYRFYKNIYISGYKENVPENEPVIFAINHQNTLMDALAVLYTIKGQPVFMARSDIFKKPIVNKILTFLKILPIYRIIDGRKKLKNNNEIFSKTIDILKKNKTLVILPEGSHEGIRKLRNLKKGIARIVFQAAENTNFTLKPKIIPVGLDYSNYFNYDSDLLVNYGKPIEVSQFYELYKENPQKAMNSLLAEIKKQLSKLMVDIQNDEYYNLYQNIRIIYRKRMLNILKLKFNNLKNKLIADKRLIDNLDNIFKETPEVILNLNNKVNDYVNGLKKQKLRDWIFEKENSNVFILITESILLILLFPIHLFGFINNYLPFKIPVWFVNSKIKDKQFHSSLKYVFYILLFPIFYLILFIIVWIFIDIWWFKFIYLLSLPPSGIFAYKYYILFKKHIAKWRYIIKVINKDDNIIMLSLLRKSIIYETDNIIFNKWTN, encoded by the coding sequence ATGGGCAGAGAAAATATAGAAAAAAAAGATAATTTATATAAAATTATAAAATCTTATACAAAGTATATGTTTTATAGGTTTTATAAAAATATATATATATCAGGATATAAAGAAAATGTACCTGAAAACGAGCCTGTTATATTTGCAATAAATCATCAAAATACTTTAATGGATGCATTAGCTGTACTTTATACCATTAAAGGACAACCTGTTTTTATGGCAAGATCTGATATTTTTAAAAAACCTATTGTTAATAAAATACTTACATTCCTTAAAATACTACCTATATACAGGATAATAGACGGAAGAAAAAAATTAAAAAATAATAATGAAATATTTAGCAAAACTATTGATATATTAAAGAAAAATAAAACATTAGTAATTTTACCCGAAGGTAGTCATGAAGGGATAAGAAAACTTAGGAACTTAAAAAAAGGAATTGCAAGAATTGTATTTCAAGCAGCAGAAAATACAAATTTTACCCTGAAACCAAAGATTATTCCCGTTGGACTTGATTATAGCAATTATTTTAATTACGACAGCGATTTATTGGTAAATTATGGCAAACCAATTGAAGTTTCTCAATTTTACGAACTTTATAAAGAAAATCCGCAAAAAGCAATGAATTCTCTTCTTGCGGAAATAAAAAAACAATTAAGCAAGTTAATGGTTGATATTCAGAACGATGAATACTATAATTTATATCAAAATATTAGAATTATCTACAGAAAAAGAATGTTAAATATTCTTAAATTAAAATTTAATAACCTTAAAAACAAGCTAATTGCTGATAAACGATTGATAGATAATTTAGATAATATATTTAAAGAAACCCCGGAAGTAATATTAAACCTGAATAATAAGGTTAATGATTATGTAAACGGATTAAAAAAGCAAAAATTACGTGATTGGATATTTGAAAAAGAAAATAGTAATGTATTTATTCTAATAACTGAGAGTATATTATTAATATTATTATTTCCGATACATTTGTTCGGTTTTATTAATAATTACTTACCATTCAAAATTCCGGTTTGGTTTGTTAATTCTAAAATTAAAGATAAACAATTCCATAGTTCATTAAAATATGTATTCTACATTTTATTATTTCCAATATTTTATCTTATTCTTTTTATTATTGTCTGGATTTTCATTGATATATGGTGGTTCAAATTCATATATTTATTAAGTCTGCCTCCTTCAGGTATATTCGCATATAAATATTATATATTATTCAAAAAACATATTGCTAAATGGCGGTATATTATTAAAGTTATAAATAAAGATGATAATATTATTATGCTTTCATTATTGCGGAAATCAATAATTTATGAAACCGATAATATTATTTTTAATAAATGGACTAATTAG